The DNA segment TTAAAGAATTACAAATATTAGAACATTTAGAAAATATAAAACTGAAAGTATCacaatattatttattatttttaacaatattaaaaaaagaCAATGAACTTTACATATAGATAGAGCTGAAACTCAAAATAGAAACAAAATTATGTCTATATGCATACCAACAAATTTAAAGCTAAATGAACAGGAAAGGATATGTTCAGCAAGCTGACCAACCTTATCAAATACCTAGATAATTGAAAGGGTAAAAAAAAAGTTGTCTTTCATGACCAGCACCCAAGAAAGACTATATAGGCATGTTAGTGATATATACTAGGAAACACACAATCATAAAATTCGAGAAGcacattttaattttaaaatgGCTCCAAGCTTCAATGATGAGAATTCACTCTTCAACTTTGTAGTGAAAGAAGGGAATGGTGTCAAAGGTCTAGTGGACTTGGGCCTTACCGAGGTACCCGATCGATACATCCAGCCACCGCACCACCGAATCAACAATAAACAGGCTGCTGGTTCACATGAAAACCTGATCATTGATCTATCTGAGTTTGATGGTCCCAACCATGAGCAAGTGGTGAAGGCCATCGCCCATGCATCCGAAACTCTCGGGTTCTTCCAGGTGGTTAACCATGGAGTGCCATTGGAACTGCTTGAGTCGCTTAAAGTTGTGGCTCACCAGTTTTTCGGACAACCGGTTGAAAAGAAGGTTGTGTATCTCAAGGGGGTTAGTCCTACTCCCTTGGTCCAGTATGGTACTAGCTTTGTTCCTGAGAATGAGAAGGCTTGGGAGTGGAGAGACTTTGTTACTATGACATATACTAATGATGCTGAAGCTCGTGAGCTTTGGCCTAATGATTGCAAGTAAGAATCCTAAAGTACAATATTTTTTCACTTTTCTACTCTCTTCGTTGAGATATATGGTGGTGCTTTATCACGCTACATTAGAGTGTTTTATAGCTAACtactagacctggcaaacgggtcggttcgggtcgggtcatgggtcaaaacgggttcgggtcaaaacgggttcgggtcaaaacgggtcaattacaaaaaagggttgttttggttcgggtcgaaacgggttcgggttggaacgggttcgggtcggaatGGGTCCGGGTCGAAACGGGTGGGGGtcggaacgggtttcgggtcgggtcgggtcagt comes from the Helianthus annuus cultivar XRQ/B chromosome 4, HanXRQr2.0-SUNRISE, whole genome shotgun sequence genome and includes:
- the LOC110937900 gene encoding scopoletin 8-hydroxylase isoform X2 translates to MAPSFNDENSLFNFVVKEGNGVKGLVDLGLTEVPDRYIQPPHHRINNKQAAGSHENLIIDLSEFDGPNHEQVVKAIAHASETLGFFQVVNHGVPLELLESLKVVAHQFFGQPVEKKVVYLKGVSPTPLVQYGTSFVPENEKAWEWRDFVTMTYTNDAEARELWPNDCKEVVLEFIKTTSEMVQKLLQALINNLGVKVGDSRFHELTGFNTVNLNFYPPCPNPELTVGIGRHSDAGMLTVLLQDNIGGLYVRKAEPDHASPGNELWVEIPPVHGALVMNVGDSLQNIECGLRTLCQELRSQYSMAHCPQQNLDRFLRLLLETGWLDIRKSFMGST